From one Pseudomonas fluorescens genomic stretch:
- a CDS encoding oligosaccharide flippase family protein produces the protein MQEYRRGAVNALYLILVQGANYVVPLAVMFHFMKELGIAGFGQYAFWYAAMLYVQTFVDYGFSFSGTRDIAASDGSPAKISAIFSQVTVAKLLLSTCVLVLALAYYFFMAESAQPVLVVAATGVFTALIPNWYFQGIQQLREISLFNVLGRVVFLILAFSVINSTSQVSDIFLLHFVAVFPPLIFGYWFASRRLNWALTISRRDLAKQYSAGWHIFSTTMLSMLLSNGGVFWLGLSTNPAVVGIYAAVERVVKAIVGLFIPISQAFYPLNSRMFSQSFEKGLRSVGVTGAAMLSLCAMAIAVFYFSSSIWFGIFKIPAEGMAYLGLLLAWVFFSVFNNVAGIQTLSASGAAARYAYSFNVAAIIFVLVIYLQLHTDAGKVVAQALLISEVVLSILLVLNIMHIIMVKRR, from the coding sequence ATGCAGGAGTACCGTCGTGGTGCAGTGAACGCCTTGTATTTGATTTTGGTGCAGGGCGCTAACTATGTTGTTCCTTTGGCTGTCATGTTTCATTTTATGAAAGAGCTGGGGATCGCGGGGTTTGGGCAGTATGCGTTTTGGTATGCTGCCATGTTATACGTACAGACCTTTGTGGATTACGGTTTTTCATTTTCAGGTACTCGTGACATCGCTGCCTCGGACGGTAGCCCTGCAAAAATTTCAGCAATCTTTTCTCAGGTGACAGTAGCAAAATTACTGCTGTCCACCTGCGTGTTGGTTTTGGCCTTAGCCTATTATTTCTTTATGGCGGAAAGCGCTCAACCGGTACTAGTGGTTGCTGCAACAGGCGTGTTTACTGCGCTCATTCCGAACTGGTATTTCCAGGGTATCCAGCAACTGCGAGAAATTTCTCTTTTCAACGTACTGGGGCGAGTGGTTTTCCTGATCCTCGCGTTTTCGGTGATAAACAGTACGTCGCAGGTGAGTGATATTTTCCTCTTGCATTTTGTGGCCGTTTTTCCACCGTTGATATTTGGTTATTGGTTTGCATCTAGACGGCTTAACTGGGCGTTGACGATTTCCAGGCGGGATCTGGCAAAACAATACTCAGCCGGGTGGCATATATTTTCCACAACAATGCTGTCGATGCTGCTAAGTAACGGTGGCGTGTTCTGGTTAGGGCTTTCAACCAATCCGGCTGTTGTAGGTATCTATGCCGCCGTCGAACGTGTGGTAAAGGCTATTGTTGGATTATTTATTCCGATTAGCCAGGCGTTCTACCCGTTAAATAGCAGAATGTTCTCACAGTCTTTTGAAAAGGGCCTGCGAAGTGTAGGGGTTACCGGGGCGGCAATGTTGTCCCTGTGTGCCATGGCTATTGCAGTCTTTTATTTTTCCAGTTCGATCTGGTTTGGGATATTCAAAATCCCTGCGGAGGGAATGGCCTACTTAGGGTTACTACTGGCTTGGGTGTTTTTTAGTGTCTTCAATAATGTTGCGGGCATACAGACACTCAGTGCGTCAGGTGCCGCTGCGCGATATGCATACAGCTTCAACGTTGCTGCAATCATATTCGTTTTGGTTATTTATCTTCAACTACACACGGATGCAGGGAAGGTGGTTGCTCAAGCACTTCTGATCTCAGAGGTCGTTCTGTCAATTCTCCTTGTGCTGAACATCATGCACATTATTATGGTTAAACGACGTTGA
- a CDS encoding O-antigen ligase family protein → MNYSLFFALLSICSRGLAECFLPKSLSYLASLGSFFFFVICFYASCRPVLVLRPAAIIISIAFVISSIASLLFTLADGADSAYGFYLAYPIAISFFFLMFYSIKVKSVDLRKVERAVSALVLVLFVMATLQEFKVIDLPGATPAYGLPVDLARPSSLTGSYLHYPLIMVMLGVFLQAINQRVTFVSLIAFSSVFLAFSRSGMMLVFAHFSFLIVYNILTNGFRFSLKGLLVFYFSLLTGIVAMVASGFLELFIERISSSFDQQGVGNDDRIEAWRHGLEVFSSGDWWFGNNFGIATNLTANLVGADSYVVESAVLQNLINFGIVGSIIFFCFFGYMYFFSKERVFRFFLLAFIFQSLVYQSTEVLPFILGVLFLRSLDIQRPASFRASVEAMRQE, encoded by the coding sequence ATGAACTATTCCCTGTTCTTCGCGCTTCTCTCCATATGCTCGAGGGGCTTGGCGGAATGTTTTCTTCCAAAATCGCTTTCTTACCTGGCTTCATTGGGTAGCTTCTTCTTCTTTGTTATTTGTTTCTATGCAAGTTGCCGGCCGGTACTGGTTCTGAGACCAGCAGCAATTATCATATCGATAGCTTTCGTCATTAGTTCGATAGCGTCGTTGCTTTTTACGTTGGCAGATGGGGCTGACTCAGCCTATGGGTTTTATTTAGCTTACCCCATCGCCATCTCGTTCTTTTTTCTGATGTTTTATTCGATAAAAGTAAAGTCGGTTGACCTCAGGAAAGTTGAGCGTGCGGTATCTGCGTTAGTGCTTGTTCTTTTTGTAATGGCGACATTGCAAGAATTCAAAGTGATTGATTTGCCTGGAGCAACGCCAGCCTATGGTTTACCAGTCGATCTTGCTCGGCCTTCATCATTGACCGGAAGCTACCTGCACTATCCTTTGATCATGGTAATGCTGGGCGTTTTTTTACAGGCGATTAATCAAAGAGTGACTTTTGTTTCACTCATTGCGTTCTCGAGCGTTTTTCTCGCATTCTCGCGCTCGGGGATGATGCTGGTTTTCGCACACTTCTCATTTTTGATAGTTTACAACATTCTGACGAACGGCTTCAGGTTCAGTTTGAAAGGTCTTTTGGTATTCTATTTTTCATTATTGACTGGCATAGTGGCCATGGTGGCATCAGGGTTCCTTGAACTGTTCATTGAAAGGATCTCATCGTCTTTCGATCAGCAGGGCGTGGGCAATGACGACAGAATTGAAGCATGGCGTCATGGTCTTGAGGTTTTTTCCAGCGGCGATTGGTGGTTTGGGAATAATTTTGGTATCGCTACTAACCTAACCGCTAACCTGGTTGGGGCAGACTCTTATGTTGTTGAGTCTGCAGTTTTGCAAAATCTGATTAATTTTGGCATTGTTGGATCTATTATTTTTTTCTGTTTTTTTGGGTATATGTATTTTTTCTCGAAAGAGCGAGTTTTCAGATTTTTCCTTTTGGCCTTCATTTTTCAGTCGCTGGTGTACCAGTCGACTGAGGTTTTACCATTCATTTTGGGCGTGCTTTTTTTGAGGTCGCTTGATATCCAGCGCCCTGCTAGTTTCAGAGCGTCAGTCGAGGCCATGAGGCAGGAGTGA
- a CDS encoding glycosyltransferase, with protein sequence MNVETVGSEKKAYIFRGLPLVADSRTLRNGAFFSKATYCTWEKKERSAAGDKEIINFPLAKDGGWMAIKYPLYLLYLFFFSLFKIGRKDICVCMDLDTFVPVWIGSFFKGTTLIFDVVDPASQARFKKIPCSKLIDKVEFFFINRASLAVFPHESRLRYYHDLLGVDTANVKSFIIENMPSFTKNEGRDTGLLKQVKKPRTLTVGYFGTLDASRGLNLIVGLVCANPDRVKLLVAGDGPLKGYIEEQALRCSSITYVGRYTGDQLEGLYEQVDFSWMYYDPDIFLHKYAAPNKFYEHLCFQVPVITNAVIPQAEFVFENHTGVVIDQSGRSYIKDGKIASEFLLCLEQFTSGPVLNNYWQSTCIGYYRSIAKQFPGIAVEGGGR encoded by the coding sequence ATGAATGTTGAAACTGTGGGCTCAGAAAAAAAGGCGTATATTTTCAGAGGGCTGCCCCTCGTGGCGGATTCGCGCACCCTGAGAAATGGAGCTTTTTTTTCAAAGGCAACTTACTGTACGTGGGAGAAAAAAGAGCGTAGTGCAGCCGGAGATAAAGAAATTATCAATTTCCCACTGGCCAAAGATGGTGGCTGGATGGCAATAAAATATCCTTTGTACCTACTGTATCTTTTCTTTTTTTCGCTCTTCAAGATCGGTAGGAAAGACATATGTGTCTGCATGGATCTGGATACATTTGTCCCCGTCTGGATCGGGAGTTTTTTTAAAGGGACAACCTTGATTTTCGATGTGGTAGATCCCGCATCGCAGGCGCGATTTAAGAAGATCCCGTGCTCTAAATTAATTGATAAAGTAGAGTTTTTCTTCATTAATAGGGCTAGCCTGGCTGTATTTCCTCATGAGAGCAGACTGCGCTATTATCACGACTTGCTGGGCGTTGATACTGCGAATGTGAAAAGCTTTATTATTGAAAATATGCCCTCCTTTACCAAAAATGAAGGGCGTGATACTGGCCTGTTAAAGCAAGTAAAGAAGCCACGTACATTGACTGTTGGCTATTTTGGAACGTTGGATGCAAGTCGCGGGCTTAACTTGATAGTAGGGCTGGTATGCGCCAATCCCGACAGGGTAAAATTGTTGGTTGCGGGGGATGGACCACTCAAAGGTTATATAGAAGAACAGGCGCTGCGTTGTTCTAGTATTACCTATGTCGGGCGTTATACGGGGGATCAACTGGAAGGATTATACGAGCAAGTTGATTTTTCATGGATGTACTATGATCCCGATATTTTCTTGCATAAATATGCGGCACCTAACAAGTTTTATGAGCATCTCTGTTTTCAGGTGCCGGTGATTACTAATGCGGTAATTCCGCAGGCCGAGTTTGTCTTTGAAAACCATACCGGCGTAGTCATTGATCAGAGTGGTCGGAGTTATATTAAAGACGGAAAAATAGCATCTGAGTTTTTGCTATGCCTTGAGCAGTTCACGTCCGGCCCGGTGCTTAATAATTATTGGCAGTCGACGTGCATTGGTTACTACCGTTCTATCGCTAAACAGTTCCCAGGGATAGCGGTGGAGGGGGGGGGGCGATGA